Part of the Spinacia oleracea cultivar Varoflay chromosome 5, BTI_SOV_V1, whole genome shotgun sequence genome, ATCTCCCATATTATAACTCCACCTTACATTACAACTACAACTCTTCAATTGAAACCCTCGAAATTGCGTACCGCCACCCCGGTATGAAACCCGGCACCTTGTCCAAGTGGGTTGCATGGGCCATAAACCCTACCGCAAAAGGCATGGTTGGAGCACAATGTTTAGTGGCGTACCACAGTCACAAAGACAACTCTGTTGTGGTATACACCTCCCCCATTACCTCCTACGAGACGACTCTTGCAAAGGGTGTTTTGAGTTTTAACGTGACAGGGCTTGAGGCAGCCATTGTTGACGACGAGGTTATTGTTTTCGCAACGATTAAGGTCCCTAATAATAGAAGGGTGATTCACCAGCTTTGGCAACAAGGGCATTTTGACAATGCCTGGAATCCAATAGCTCACCCTTTCGAAAACAACATTCTTTCAATGGGCTCTCTTAATCTTGTTTCTGGTGTCCTCACTCTCCCCCCTCAAGTTCCTCCCTGGAAATATGTAAGTCCTTTTTTTGGTTTACAATATCCTATACAACCAAATTCCGCTAAACTCTGTTAAACTGTCTGACAAAAGACGTACTCTATCCAATAACACACATAAAcgagaaataaataaataataaaaaaaaattgcctgATAAATAATGTAGAACAAATTTGCTTAATTTGAATTCAGGTGCATATGGTAATAAATATTTGTAGCTGGGGAGTATTGATGCCTTTAGGAGTAATGATAGCAAGACATTTGAAGGACCTTTTACCATCAG contains:
- the LOC110776253 gene encoding cytochrome b561 and DOMON domain-containing protein At4g17280-like: MENMFSSVLILLITITLPSYAQTTPPCIHYKFAQTLNKPNGYKQCIDLPYYNSTLHYNYNSSIETLEIAYRHPGMKPGTLSKWVAWAINPTAKGMVGAQCLVAYHSHKDNSVVVYTSPITSYETTLAKGVLSFNVTGLEAAIVDDEVIVFATIKVPNNRRVIHQLWQQGHFDNAWNPIAHPFENNILSMGSLNLVSGVLTLPPQVPPWKYVHMVINICSWGVLMPLGVMIARHLKDLLPSAWFYLHVVFQLSAYILGVAGLAIGLKMTSGYSKHHVHNYSHRWIGISLFCLATFQVSATLLKPKKQHKHRLYWNRYHHFVGRLTVFLGLFNICWGFLALYERVEIWIPFLTVFLAWGCSNQLKTLFYAVRESSTSSSNI